One genomic segment of Flavobacteriaceae bacterium includes these proteins:
- the tnpA gene encoding IS200/IS605 family transposase produces the protein MRLGHTVSWLTAHIVWVIKYRYHVLKGDIQKRCRDLVKQVCDSEGVRILKGVISKDHVHIHIEYRPSQNISDIVKRLKGRTSRRLQAEYPELSKRYWGRHFWAIGYGVWSTGNITDEMVQEYLEHHRDSSNTDMDNIILE, from the coding sequence ATGCGACTTGGACATACTGTATCTTGGCTTACTGCGCACATAGTTTGGGTTATAAAATATCGTTATCATGTTCTCAAAGGTGACATTCAGAAACGTTGCCGAGATTTGGTTAAACAAGTTTGCGATTCTGAGGGTGTACGAATTCTTAAAGGGGTGATAAGCAAGGATCACGTACATATTCACATCGAATACCGACCGTCTCAAAATATTAGTGATATTGTTAAACGCTTGAAGGGAAGAACATCTCGACGACTTCAAGCAGAATATCCAGAATTGAGTAAACGTTATTGGGGTAGACATTTTTGGGCTATTGGTTATGGCGTTTGGAGTACAGGAAACATTACTGATGAGATGGTACAAGAATATCTTGAGCATCATCGAGATTCTTCGAATACTGATATGGATAATATTATTTTGGAATAA
- a CDS encoding argininosuccinate synthase — translation MKRVVLAYSGGLDTSYCATYFSKELGYEVHAVSVNTGGFTQTEIDEIRKKAYVMGVHSYKNIPAIDTYYQKVVKHLIYGNVLKNNTYPLSVSAERIVQAIEIIEYAKNIKADCIAHGSTGAGNDQVRFDLIFQTLAPEIEIMTPIRDRKLSRQEEVAYLKSKGIDRVWEASKYSVNKGLWGTSIGGFETLTSHQPLPEEAFPCQLQKRGTEKVKLTFYKGELVAVNNEERAPQEAIRLLNELACVYAIGRDIHVGDTIVGIKGRVGFEAAAAKIIIKAHHLLEKHTLTKWQLQHKDYLANWYGTHLHEGLFLDPIMRNIEAFLESSQQHVSGDVLLTLKPYHFTLDGIVSEYDLMNVDFGKYGEENSGWTAEEAKGFIKIYGNQSKIYKSVEK, via the coding sequence ATGAAAAGAGTAGTTTTAGCATACAGCGGAGGCTTAGACACCTCTTATTGCGCGACTTATTTCTCGAAAGAGCTGGGGTATGAAGTACATGCCGTCAGTGTAAATACAGGTGGTTTTACTCAAACGGAAATCGATGAAATCAGGAAAAAAGCGTATGTAATGGGAGTACACTCCTACAAAAATATCCCGGCCATTGATACCTATTATCAAAAAGTAGTCAAACATTTGATTTACGGAAACGTTTTGAAAAATAATACCTACCCTTTATCCGTAAGTGCAGAAAGAATTGTACAAGCCATTGAAATTATTGAATATGCCAAAAACATTAAGGCAGATTGTATTGCTCATGGCAGTACCGGTGCAGGCAATGACCAGGTTAGGTTCGACTTGATTTTCCAGACATTGGCCCCGGAAATTGAAATTATGACGCCTATTAGAGATCGTAAATTGTCGAGGCAGGAAGAGGTAGCTTATTTAAAAAGCAAGGGTATTGATAGGGTATGGGAAGCATCCAAATATTCCGTAAATAAGGGGTTATGGGGAACAAGCATCGGAGGTTTCGAAACATTAACCTCTCATCAGCCGTTACCCGAAGAAGCCTTTCCGTGTCAGCTGCAAAAGAGAGGGACTGAAAAGGTAAAACTCACTTTTTATAAAGGAGAGTTAGTTGCTGTTAATAATGAAGAAAGAGCACCGCAAGAGGCCATTCGGTTACTCAATGAGTTGGCTTGTGTATATGCCATCGGAAGAGATATCCACGTGGGCGATACCATTGTAGGGATTAAAGGGAGAGTAGGTTTTGAAGCCGCTGCCGCAAAAATTATCATCAAAGCACACCATTTACTTGAGAAACACACACTCACAAAATGGCAGTTACAACATAAAGATTATTTGGCAAATTGGTATGGAACCCATTTACACGAAGGGTTGTTTTTAGATCCGATCATGAGAAATATAGAAGCTTTTTTAGAAAGTAGCCAACAACACGTTTCAGGAGATGTTCTGCTTACATTAAAACCATATCATTTTACTTTAGACGGAATTGTTTCTGAATACGATTTAATGAATGTTGATTTTGGAAAGTACGGAGAAGAAAACAGCGGTTGGACTGCCGAAGAAGCCAAAGGGTTTATCAAAATCTATGGAAATCAAAGCAAAATATATAAAAGTGTAGAAAAATGA
- a CDS encoding N-acetyl-gamma-glutamyl-phosphate reductase — MIQAGIVGGAGYTAGELMRILVFHEEVNINFVYSTSNVGNQASDIHRDLVGNTDLIFTNDLNTEVDVLFLCLGHGNSKIFLKDHLFLTHTKIIDLSTDFRLKKDAVFQGKEFIYGLPELQKEKIKQVAYIANPGCFATALQLAILPLAAKGLLQSEVHINAVTGATGAGISLSKTTHFTWRDNNFSYYKPFTHQHLDEIYQSVYQLQQKSGVALHFIPNRGNFSRGIYATAYITFEGSLEEAEALYKTYYKDAAFTFISDSALHLKQVVNTNKCLIHLHKHQDKLLITSCIDNLLKGASGQAVQNMNLMFGFEETTGLQLKANYF; from the coding sequence ATGATACAAGCAGGAATTGTAGGCGGTGCAGGTTATACGGCCGGAGAATTGATGCGGATTTTAGTATTCCATGAGGAAGTGAATATTAATTTTGTGTATAGCACATCAAACGTAGGGAATCAGGCTAGTGATATTCACCGGGATCTGGTCGGAAATACCGACCTGATTTTTACAAATGACCTCAATACTGAGGTAGATGTATTATTTTTATGCTTAGGTCATGGAAACTCAAAGATATTTCTGAAAGATCACCTTTTTTTAACACATACAAAGATCATCGATTTGAGTACTGATTTTAGATTAAAAAAAGATGCTGTTTTCCAAGGAAAGGAATTCATATACGGGTTACCGGAACTACAAAAAGAAAAAATCAAACAGGTCGCTTATATTGCCAACCCGGGGTGCTTTGCAACAGCATTACAATTAGCTATCTTACCATTGGCAGCTAAAGGACTATTACAAAGCGAGGTGCATATAAACGCAGTTACCGGTGCTACAGGAGCCGGAATATCTTTGTCTAAGACTACTCATTTTACCTGGAGAGATAATAATTTTTCCTATTATAAACCATTTACGCATCAACATCTGGACGAAATATATCAATCCGTATATCAACTACAACAAAAATCCGGTGTAGCGCTTCATTTCATACCCAATAGAGGAAATTTTTCGAGAGGCATTTATGCTACTGCATATATAACATTTGAGGGGAGTTTGGAAGAAGCCGAAGCATTATACAAAACATATTATAAAGATGCTGCATTCACCTTTATTTCCGATTCGGCATTACACTTAAAACAAGTAGTCAATACCAACAAATGCCTCATTCATTTACACAAGCATCAGGATAAGTTATTAATTACGAGTTGTATTGATAATTTATTAAAAGGTGCTTCCGGACAGGCAGTACAAAACATGAATTTGATGTTTGGTTTTGAAGAAACAACAGGGTTACAACTAAAAGCAAATTATTTTTGA
- the proC gene encoding pyrroline-5-carboxylate reductase, translating to MKIAIIGAGNLGCSIAKGLITTNAITSLYLTKRNLDHIRTFEGYKNVVITTDNRKAVKKSDILIFAVQPAHLEAILNAVKPLLTQKHVLISAITGFSISKIEDIVGQNQHIIRAMPNTAIAVGKSMTCICSNEKGKKMIKVAEAIFNRLGTSISIPEEQMQAATVVCASGIAFWMRLIRATTQAAIQLGFDAKEAQELAMHTSNGAASLLIATGNHPEQEIDKVTTPKGCTIEGLNEMEHRGLSSSLIRGMVASFNKINSIKTDQL from the coding sequence ATGAAAATAGCCATTATAGGAGCAGGGAACTTAGGGTGTTCCATTGCAAAAGGGTTGATTACTACAAATGCGATTACGAGTTTGTATCTAACCAAACGAAATTTAGACCATATTCGAACGTTTGAAGGTTATAAAAATGTTGTCATAACTACTGATAACCGGAAAGCTGTAAAGAAATCGGATATACTCATATTTGCTGTACAACCGGCGCATTTGGAAGCTATTTTAAACGCTGTAAAACCGCTGTTGACTCAAAAACACGTTTTAATTTCCGCCATTACAGGTTTTTCGATAAGTAAAATAGAGGATATCGTTGGTCAAAACCAACATATTATCAGGGCCATGCCAAATACTGCGATTGCCGTTGGAAAATCCATGACCTGTATCTGTAGTAATGAAAAAGGAAAAAAAATGATCAAAGTTGCCGAAGCTATTTTTAACAGGTTAGGAACTTCCATTAGTATTCCGGAAGAGCAAATGCAGGCAGCAACAGTAGTCTGTGCAAGCGGAATTGCTTTTTGGATGCGATTGATAAGAGCCACAACACAGGCTGCCATTCAATTGGGTTTTGATGCCAAAGAGGCGCAAGAGTTGGCCATGCATACCAGTAACGGAGCTGCAAGCTTATTGATTGCAACCGGTAATCACCCGGAACAGGAAATAGATAAAGTAACCACGCCAAAAGGGTGTACTATAGAAGGGTTAAATGAAATGGAGCACAGAGGGTTGAGTTCCTCACTAATCCGGGGCATGGTAGCATCATTCAACAAGATTAACAGTATAAAGACAGATCAATTATGA
- a CDS encoding aminotransferase class III-fold pyridoxal phosphate-dependent enzyme, producing MSLFDVYPLFDITPVKAKDVFIYDENDVRYLDLYGGHAVVSIGHSHPEYVKNMSAQLSKLGFYSNSVQNPLQEKLADQLEVISGCTTYQLFLCNSGAEANENALKLASFHTSKKKVIAFKNGFHGRTSAAAAVTDNAKIIAPINAQQEVELIPLGDTKTLEKALQKNDVCAVIIECIQGIGGLDESDTEFYKRAAHLCQKYEALFIADEIQSGFGRTGDFFAFQKHDIAPDIISMAKGMGNGFPVGGILIHPKIKASFGLLGTTFGGNHLACTATLSVLSVLEKEHLMQHVYTISEYFTDKVAQITQVKKVKGRGLMLGLEFDFAIAALRKSLIRSHRIFTGNSKNPNLIRILPPLTVQQEHFDRFFDALKTELS from the coding sequence ATGAGTTTATTTGATGTATACCCCTTATTTGATATTACTCCGGTAAAAGCAAAAGATGTTTTTATATACGATGAAAATGATGTCCGATATTTAGATTTATATGGAGGTCATGCTGTTGTTTCCATAGGACATTCACATCCGGAATATGTGAAAAATATGAGTGCCCAACTAAGTAAATTGGGTTTTTACAGCAATTCTGTTCAAAACCCGTTACAAGAAAAATTAGCTGATCAATTAGAAGTTATTTCCGGGTGTACGACATATCAGTTGTTTTTGTGTAATTCAGGAGCAGAGGCAAATGAAAATGCGCTAAAACTAGCTTCTTTTCACACCAGTAAAAAAAAGGTAATTGCTTTTAAAAATGGCTTTCACGGACGAACCTCTGCTGCCGCAGCTGTTACGGACAACGCTAAAATTATTGCACCGATAAATGCACAACAAGAAGTTGAACTGATTCCATTAGGAGATACAAAAACTCTTGAAAAGGCACTGCAAAAAAATGATGTCTGTGCCGTAATTATCGAATGTATCCAGGGCATTGGAGGACTGGATGAAAGTGATACGGAATTTTATAAAAGGGCAGCACATTTATGTCAAAAATACGAAGCCCTTTTTATTGCTGATGAAATACAATCGGGTTTTGGAAGAACAGGAGATTTTTTTGCTTTCCAAAAACATGATATAGCACCTGATATTATTTCCATGGCAAAAGGAATGGGAAACGGGTTTCCCGTAGGGGGAATTTTAATTCATCCAAAAATAAAAGCATCTTTTGGTTTGTTAGGGACTACTTTTGGAGGAAATCATTTGGCATGCACTGCTACATTATCGGTACTATCTGTCCTGGAAAAAGAGCATTTAATGCAGCATGTATATACTATTTCCGAATATTTTACAGATAAGGTAGCACAAATTACTCAGGTAAAAAAAGTAAAAGGAAGAGGGTTGATGTTGGGCCTTGAGTTTGATTTTGCGATTGCGGCATTAAGAAAATCACTGATTCGTTCACATCGTATTTTTACCGGAAATTCCAAAAATCCAAACCTTATCAGAATCCTTCCTCCTCTAACCGTTCAACAAGAACATTTTGATCGGTTTTTTGACGCACTTAAAACCGAACTGTCATGA
- a CDS encoding acetylornithine carbamoyltransferase has translation MKNYTDIKDIKNLDKTIREAIELKKNPFQYKALGAHKTLVMLFFNASLRTRLSTEKAAKNLGMEVSILNIKDTWNFEFEDGSVMNFNTSEHIKEAAQVISQYADVIAIRAFSELKNKEKDTSEFVIQGFLKYATVPIVNMESALCHPLQALADVITIKEFSKKEKPRVALSWAPHPKALPHAVANSFVQMMQHLPVDFAITHPKGYELDTEITKETPIIYHQKEALKNADFVYVKNWSNYNEYGKVTSEDSDWMMNLEKLGHAKFMHCLPVRRNVVATDEVLDSKNAIVIEQAHNRTYATQIILKKILENV, from the coding sequence ATGAAAAATTATACGGATATAAAGGATATAAAAAACCTTGACAAAACCATTCGGGAAGCAATTGAACTAAAAAAGAATCCTTTTCAGTATAAAGCATTAGGAGCACACAAAACACTAGTGATGTTGTTTTTTAATGCAAGCCTCAGAACCCGGTTGAGCACGGAAAAGGCAGCTAAGAACTTAGGAATGGAAGTAAGTATTCTAAATATCAAAGATACCTGGAATTTTGAATTTGAAGATGGGTCCGTCATGAATTTCAATACTTCGGAACATATCAAAGAAGCAGCGCAGGTTATTTCTCAATACGCAGATGTTATTGCTATAAGAGCTTTTTCCGAATTAAAAAATAAGGAGAAAGATACATCGGAATTTGTCATTCAAGGCTTTTTAAAATATGCTACAGTGCCCATTGTGAATATGGAGAGTGCACTATGCCACCCTTTACAAGCACTGGCAGATGTCATTACTATCAAAGAATTTAGCAAAAAAGAAAAGCCCAGGGTAGCCCTTTCCTGGGCACCACATCCAAAAGCCTTACCCCATGCGGTTGCTAATTCTTTTGTACAGATGATGCAACATTTACCGGTCGATTTTGCTATCACACATCCCAAAGGGTATGAATTGGATACTGAAATTACTAAAGAAACGCCAATCATTTATCATCAAAAAGAAGCATTAAAAAATGCCGACTTTGTCTATGTAAAAAACTGGAGTAATTATAATGAATATGGAAAAGTAACTTCGGAAGATTCCGATTGGATGATGAATTTGGAAAAATTAGGCCATGCAAAATTTATGCACTGTTTGCCTGTACGAAGAAATGTTGTTGCTACCGATGAGGTGTTGGACAGTAAAAATGCTATTGTTATTGAACAAGCCCATAACAGAACGTATGCAACTCAGATTATATTAAAAAAAATTTTAGAAAATGTCTAA
- the argB gene encoding acetylglutamate kinase, which translates to MSKQEIIKIIKIGGAIINDSEALKSFLMAFSKITGPKVLVHGGGKSATKLANQMNIPVTMVDGRRVTDAETLEIITMTYAGKINKNIVAILQKNACNAMGFSGADANTIVAKKRPVKEVDFGFVGDVVAVNTDIISMLFDYHITPVFCAISHDENGQLLNTNADTIASELAIGLSKDFRVDLYYCFEKNGVLRVMEDENSIICNINAESYKELKKEKIISEGMLPKIDNCFYALEHGVSKVCIGNTGMLFNQNTKYTTVTL; encoded by the coding sequence ATGTCTAAGCAGGAAATCATAAAAATTATTAAAATAGGCGGAGCTATTATCAATGACTCGGAAGCTTTAAAGAGCTTTTTAATGGCATTTTCAAAAATAACCGGGCCAAAAGTATTGGTTCACGGAGGAGGAAAATCAGCAACCAAACTAGCAAATCAAATGAATATTCCGGTAACTATGGTTGATGGCAGGAGGGTTACAGATGCTGAAACACTGGAAATTATTACCATGACCTATGCCGGGAAGATCAATAAAAATATAGTAGCAATTCTCCAAAAAAATGCATGCAATGCCATGGGTTTTTCCGGAGCGGATGCAAATACGATTGTTGCCAAAAAAAGGCCGGTAAAAGAGGTTGATTTTGGTTTTGTAGGAGATGTAGTTGCCGTAAATACGGATATCATATCGATGTTATTCGACTATCATATCACCCCTGTTTTTTGCGCTATCTCTCACGATGAAAACGGACAATTGTTAAACACAAATGCAGATACCATTGCATCGGAACTGGCCATTGGATTGTCAAAAGATTTTCGTGTTGACTTGTATTACTGTTTTGAAAAAAACGGCGTATTAAGGGTGATGGAAGATGAAAATTCCATAATTTGTAATATCAATGCTGAATCCTATAAAGAATTAAAGAAAGAAAAAATTATTTCGGAAGGAATGCTACCTAAAATTGACAATTGTTTTTATGCATTGGAGCATGGAGTAAGTAAAGTTTGTATTGGAAATACCGGTATGCTTTTTAATCAAAATACAAAATACACAACGGTTACTTTATGA